CTTCCGCGTAACTCGTCGGCCGCCCGGGGAGTCTGTCACCGTGCCGCGCACCCATTCGTCGACTTCCGAAAGCTTGAACCGCAAGAGACGACCGGCGCGGTGGGCAGGGAAGCCCTTCTTGTCAATCCACCGGTAGATCGACTCTCTGCGGACGCCGATGTGT
This sequence is a window from Planctomycetota bacterium. Protein-coding genes within it:
- a CDS encoding helix-turn-helix domain-containing protein, producing MATEERWVDVGEVAKHIGVRRESIYRWIDKKGFPAHRAGRLLRFKLSEVDEWVRGTVTDSPGGRRVTRKPFSHSGRKRGVT